A genomic window from Periweissella cryptocerci includes:
- a CDS encoding FAD-dependent oxidoreductase: MKTIIIGSSHAGLAAMRRILTRYPKMEITVFDRRSEHLSYIGAGAHMFLNDEISSPTETEYFFAEDYAALDVTAHLNTNVMKIDAANKTVHARNLVTGEQIVESYDKLIVGTGSYPKIPSISGIDSDRVSLLKSANDVLGLAEKMTGKKRVTILGGGMIGLETARVLIRQGFKVDIVQARGHLANSYVDADFAQKIQEYFEALGVRVYLNEVIERINENDDELEITTQDGETFLTEHVVVSVGVRPNSSLLNKIAQIGAKGEIIVDDYMYTSDENILAIGDAVGTFFTPVEQYGQINHAAAAISQGLLAGANVMGPLYKNPGSQATYTLNLGDRFLYRTGATEEEAIAANIPADSIRYATALLPPFMHDAGFVESKLIFNPQTTEILGLQLFSDSNLHDVVDMMSMGVNNKMKLSELAFGDLSFEPHFSLPYSWLSELALQALDKIEGYSQK; encoded by the coding sequence ATGAAAACAATTATTATTGGTAGTTCACACGCAGGCTTAGCTGCAATGCGGCGGATATTAACCCGTTATCCTAAGATGGAGATTACGGTGTTTGATCGGCGGAGCGAACACTTATCTTATATCGGGGCGGGTGCCCATATGTTTTTGAATGATGAAATCAGTTCACCAACCGAAACTGAGTACTTTTTCGCCGAGGACTATGCAGCGCTCGATGTAACGGCGCATTTGAATACAAATGTAATGAAGATTGACGCAGCAAACAAAACGGTTCATGCGCGTAATCTCGTGACGGGTGAACAAATTGTTGAAAGCTACGATAAGTTAATTGTGGGAACTGGTTCGTACCCTAAAATTCCATCGATTTCCGGGATTGACAGTGACCGTGTTTCACTTCTCAAATCAGCGAATGACGTTTTGGGATTAGCTGAAAAGATGACCGGCAAGAAACGTGTCACAATTTTAGGCGGCGGTATGATTGGACTTGAAACGGCACGGGTTTTGATTCGCCAAGGCTTTAAGGTTGATATCGTGCAAGCACGAGGACACCTAGCTAACAGTTACGTAGATGCGGATTTTGCACAAAAGATTCAAGAATACTTTGAAGCTTTGGGCGTCCGAGTTTACTTAAATGAAGTGATTGAACGAATTAACGAAAACGACGATGAATTAGAAATAACAACGCAGGATGGTGAAACTTTCCTTACTGAGCACGTTGTTGTGAGTGTCGGTGTGCGTCCAAACTCAAGTCTACTAAATAAAATTGCACAGATTGGTGCCAAAGGCGAAATAATCGTTGATGATTACATGTACACATCAGACGAAAATATTTTGGCAATTGGTGATGCTGTCGGCACGTTCTTTACCCCAGTTGAACAATACGGCCAAATCAATCACGCCGCGGCCGCAATTTCACAAGGTTTGTTAGCCGGTGCCAATGTGATGGGACCATTGTATAAGAACCCCGGTTCACAAGCGACATACACATTGAATCTAGGGGATCGCTTCTTATACCGGACCGGTGCAACGGAAGAAGAAGCGATTGCTGCAAACATTCCAGCCGATTCGATTCGGTATGCAACAGCATTGTTACCACCATTCATGCATGATGCGGGTTTTGTTGAAAGTAAACTAATTTTCAATCCACAGACTACTGAAATTTTAGGGCTACAGTTATTCAGTGATAGCAATTTACACGATGTTGTCGACATGATGTCAATGGGCGTTAATAACAAAATGAAGCTATCTGAATTAGCATTTGGTGATTTATCATTTGAACCGCATTTCAGTTTGCCATATAGCTGGCTTAGTGAACTTGCCTTACAAGCGTTAGACAAAATCGAAGGTTATAGCCAAAAATAA
- a CDS encoding glycosyltransferase: MTMLPDFINQLSHALNFNTLIYVVLFAFVFYPVVGGSFWILGGSFYVFWARKKRPVWNDDFEEPFISILIAAHNEEATIEGTLHYLLDTLEYSNYEILVINDGSTDSTAEVLVQLANKHERLRIVTVEKNKGKAHALTVGAMHAKGEFLLSNDADTFITGDTLKRMAAWMVVDSELAKADEIGAVTGNPTPVNRSTIVAKSQFIEFNSIVGLIKQAQTVIGRMFAVSGANTLYRKSALNDVGYFDQGKATEDIAIAWNMQLKGWRVHYDPNVRSYIEVPETGKELVRQRKRWAQGGIEVFLTYALTVLRHPFKTFPFIFIFFDQMVSILWAYFFWISMTISVFYVGYLVITGNWERVLHFFVMSGIFVMFEFIVGYLQLTIALLINHGIDSLKYMLFASWYVVIMWMVNPYTILIATPDAVRAVITGGSGTWVSPERMNKDKVNAEATEEEQTV, from the coding sequence ATGACGATGTTACCAGATTTTATTAACCAGCTTAGCCACGCATTAAACTTTAATACGTTGATTTATGTTGTTTTGTTTGCTTTCGTATTTTACCCAGTCGTTGGTGGTAGTTTTTGGATTTTGGGTGGTTCATTTTATGTCTTTTGGGCACGTAAAAAGCGACCTGTTTGGAATGATGACTTTGAGGAACCATTTATCTCAATTCTGATTGCAGCGCACAACGAAGAAGCAACGATTGAAGGAACTCTCCATTACTTGTTGGATACGTTGGAATACAGTAACTATGAAATTTTAGTTATCAACGATGGAAGTACCGATTCAACCGCCGAAGTCTTAGTGCAGTTAGCTAACAAGCATGAACGGTTACGAATTGTCACAGTTGAAAAAAATAAGGGTAAGGCCCATGCGCTAACGGTTGGGGCAATGCACGCCAAGGGTGAGTTTTTGCTCTCAAATGATGCGGACACGTTCATCACCGGTGATACGTTGAAGCGAATGGCAGCGTGGATGGTAGTTGACTCTGAACTTGCCAAGGCTGATGAAATTGGCGCAGTAACAGGGAACCCAACGCCCGTTAACCGTTCAACGATTGTGGCTAAAAGCCAATTTATTGAATTTAATTCAATCGTTGGGTTAATCAAACAAGCACAAACGGTCATTGGGCGCATGTTTGCGGTTAGTGGTGCGAATACACTATACCGTAAATCAGCGCTTAACGATGTTGGTTACTTTGACCAAGGTAAAGCCACCGAAGATATTGCAATTGCCTGGAACATGCAGCTCAAAGGTTGGCGCGTACACTATGATCCAAATGTACGGTCATACATTGAAGTGCCAGAAACTGGGAAGGAATTAGTCCGCCAACGTAAGCGTTGGGCACAGGGTGGGATTGAAGTTTTCCTAACTTATGCACTAACCGTGTTACGACACCCGTTCAAAACATTCCCATTTATCTTTATCTTCTTTGATCAAATGGTATCGATTTTATGGGCGTACTTCTTTTGGATTAGTATGACCATTTCAGTTTTCTATGTTGGTTATCTCGTAATTACCGGTAATTGGGAACGCGTGCTACATTTCTTCGTAATGAGTGGCATCTTCGTGATGTTTGAATTCATTGTTGGCTATCTCCAATTAACAATTGCCCTACTGATAAATCACGGTATCGACAGTTTGAAGTATATGTTGTTCGCAAGTTGGTATGTGGTCATTATGTGGATGGTTAATCCATACACAATCTTGATTGCGACTCCTGATGCTGTCCGCGCCGTAATTACCGGTGGAAGTGGTACGTGGGTTAGTCCAGAGCGAATGAATAAAGACAAAGTTAACGCCGAAGCCACTGAAGAAGAGCAAACCGTGTAA
- a CDS encoding DUF916 and DUF3324 domain-containing protein, which yields MKVRKILLIIVAMMAVFLSVAKVISASGLDFSVQMAIPTNQIDNEQSYYNLLMNAGQQQTLQIKLVNTTAKRVKVAVSTNTATTNMNGTVEYATKKQSPDKSMQYSLQNYVKTPKQVTIAASGSVIVPVTVQMPKGELRGVMAGGIVFKQVNDAPASTSGMTVINEFTYTVILLMRQSQKIIAPNLALADVGVTQLNRHNALTLSLRNNQPGFLNHLTIESKVTKLGAQKVIYSTKSTDMQMAPNTTMAFPIRLGTDKFVAGDYTAHVIAYGLPAKDGKYIDTSGQHFTYKWNFTKDFVIQEAKANDLNKRSVATHGWPWWLKALIALVVILLASVIGMLIILLRKKKERKRE from the coding sequence TTGAAAGTACGCAAAATATTGTTAATTATCGTAGCTATGATGGCGGTTTTCTTGAGTGTTGCCAAGGTTATAAGTGCTAGTGGCTTGGACTTTTCCGTGCAGATGGCAATTCCTACAAATCAAATTGATAACGAACAAAGCTATTACAATTTGCTAATGAATGCGGGTCAACAACAAACATTACAAATTAAGCTAGTTAACACGACAGCTAAGCGCGTGAAAGTCGCGGTAAGCACCAATACAGCAACCACGAACATGAACGGCACCGTCGAATATGCTACTAAAAAGCAAAGCCCGGATAAGTCGATGCAGTACAGTCTGCAAAATTATGTGAAGACCCCCAAGCAAGTCACAATTGCGGCGAGTGGGAGCGTGATTGTTCCAGTGACCGTGCAAATGCCAAAAGGAGAATTGCGCGGTGTAATGGCGGGCGGGATTGTTTTTAAACAAGTTAACGATGCACCAGCTTCCACGAGTGGGATGACCGTGATTAATGAGTTTACATATACGGTGATCTTGTTGATGCGCCAATCACAAAAAATTATTGCACCAAACTTAGCGTTGGCAGATGTTGGAGTAACGCAGTTGAATCGACACAATGCTTTAACCCTTAGTTTACGGAATAATCAACCGGGTTTTCTCAATCATCTAACAATTGAATCAAAAGTGACTAAACTTGGTGCGCAAAAAGTCATCTATAGTACCAAAAGTACGGACATGCAGATGGCACCAAATACGACGATGGCGTTTCCGATTCGGTTAGGGACTGACAAATTTGTCGCTGGTGATTATACAGCACACGTAATTGCGTATGGATTACCGGCCAAGGATGGTAAATACATCGACACCAGCGGGCAACACTTTACGTATAAGTGGAATTTCACTAAAGATTTTGTTATTCAAGAAGCCAAAGCAAATGATTTAAACAAACGTTCAGTTGCCACGCATGGTTGGCCATGGTGGCTTAAAGCATTAATCGCACTAGTGGTAATTCTGTTGGCTAGCGTCATTGGTATGTTGATTATTTTATTACGGAAGAAAAAAGAAAGAAAAAGAGAATGA
- a CDS encoding WxL domain-containing protein encodes MKKIIVTGMMALLALLIFPATGAFAATEDLSQQINPETPVTASVGFRGGNLTLNGVSSIDFGADNAISLDAHKLAAKEPLSATVTDLTGSEEGWTLTLSQSGQLVQGADISIASGIVGTETLEKVAASKTSAIAQLATTGDASVLVPNTDNKQTGEYHVSVPADDINLNIPANAAQTTGTHTTKLTWNLTQGALDSLK; translated from the coding sequence ATGAAGAAAATTATCGTAACTGGAATGATGGCGTTACTTGCGTTATTAATTTTCCCTGCTACGGGCGCTTTTGCAGCGACTGAAGATTTATCACAGCAAATTAACCCCGAAACACCAGTAACTGCAAGTGTTGGATTTAGAGGTGGGAACTTGACATTGAACGGTGTTTCATCAATTGATTTTGGTGCGGACAATGCGATTTCACTAGATGCACACAAGTTAGCTGCTAAGGAACCTTTGAGTGCAACTGTTACTGATTTAACTGGCTCAGAAGAAGGTTGGACTTTGACTTTAAGTCAGAGTGGCCAATTGGTTCAAGGCGCTGATATCTCAATTGCAAGCGGGATTGTTGGGACTGAAACCCTTGAAAAGGTAGCTGCAAGTAAAACTAGTGCAATTGCGCAATTAGCAACTACCGGTGATGCTTCAGTGTTGGTTCCTAATACCGATAACAAGCAAACTGGTGAATATCACGTTAGTGTGCCAGCTGATGATATTAACTTGAATATCCCAGCTAACGCCGCCCAAACGACGGGGACACACACGACCAAGCTAACTTGGAATCTAACTCAAGGTGCATTAGATAGTTTGAAGTAA
- a CDS encoding matrixin family metalloprotease, with product MLEQDGVIYHVPQIKRVTVQYSGGSKAQRQYFNLAIKKWNKTKAVHFTEVKTHGVVKVHFSKGFSKTDSQIGGITLLSANADTGVIVKDNITMYPKRVHELGGRKNAYITADVHELGHALGLKHDSNAKSVMHATTWVDRLYPITTANVNAVKFIYHE from the coding sequence GTGTTAGAACAGGACGGGGTAATATACCATGTTCCACAGATTAAGCGTGTCACGGTTCAATATAGTGGTGGATCAAAAGCACAACGGCAATATTTTAACTTGGCGATTAAGAAGTGGAATAAGACGAAGGCTGTGCACTTTACTGAAGTTAAGACGCATGGTGTAGTAAAAGTTCATTTTAGTAAAGGTTTCAGTAAAACTGATTCTCAAATTGGTGGTATCACGTTGTTATCCGCAAACGCTGACACTGGGGTAATTGTGAAAGATAATATTACGATGTATCCGAAACGGGTCCATGAATTGGGTGGTCGTAAGAATGCGTATATTACTGCAGACGTCCATGAATTAGGGCATGCATTGGGACTAAAGCACGATTCGAATGCGAAAAGTGTGATGCATGCTACCACATGGGTTGATCGATTATATCCAATAACAACGGCTAATGTTAATGCCGTTAAGTTTATCTATCACGAATGA
- a CDS encoding HAMP domain-containing protein, giving the protein MKLIYQQILAFILVILTVLVTAGMLFGQFSAKAVYKDSYIRLEKYANGLMSDAMLYNPRTKKMVAFDQQSLKQNAKIMQTQAINFTVYKQNNELVYNSQQKIKVSHADWQKLNATKKTVYHANGKTNAVTVYKPYVMKGKLVAVVALTESVSYVQTIKMQMHNNLFAAFWIAIIIGVLLSFLLVQYIILRLHRIQRATHRIAHGEYDVELPVKQHDEIGKLATDINTMAGNLQKNEQANNDRNEFMKRKALEVSLEVNTLLNQNTAIIKKMEQPGVNDMRALIDELKVTGESIAKNVNQN; this is encoded by the coding sequence ATGAAACTTATTTATCAGCAGATATTAGCGTTCATATTAGTAATACTTACCGTGCTGGTGACTGCGGGCATGTTGTTTGGGCAATTTTCCGCCAAGGCCGTCTATAAGGATAGTTACATTAGGCTAGAAAAATATGCTAATGGATTGATGTCGGATGCGATGTTATATAATCCAAGAACAAAAAAAATGGTCGCATTTGATCAGCAAAGCTTAAAGCAAAATGCCAAGATAATGCAGACACAAGCAATTAATTTTACGGTCTATAAACAAAATAATGAATTAGTGTACAATAGTCAGCAAAAGATTAAGGTTAGCCATGCTGATTGGCAAAAATTGAATGCTACTAAAAAGACGGTGTATCATGCCAATGGTAAGACTAATGCAGTGACGGTTTATAAACCGTATGTGATGAAGGGCAAGTTAGTGGCAGTGGTAGCCCTAACTGAGTCAGTGAGTTATGTACAGACGATAAAAATGCAAATGCACAACAATTTATTTGCGGCATTTTGGATTGCGATAATCATCGGTGTATTATTAAGCTTCTTACTGGTGCAATATATAATTTTACGACTACATCGAATTCAACGGGCAACACACAGAATTGCACATGGTGAGTATGACGTAGAATTACCAGTCAAGCAACATGATGAGATTGGTAAACTTGCCACTGACATTAATACGATGGCGGGAAATCTGCAAAAGAATGAACAGGCTAATAATGACCGTAATGAATTCATGAAACGTAAAGCGTTAGAAGTCAGTCTTGAAGTTAACACGCTTTTGAATCAAAATACGGCAATTATTAAAAAGATGGAACAACCAGGTGTTAATGATATGCGAGCGCTGATTGATGAATTAAAGGTAACAGGTGAGTCTATTGCCAAGAATGTAAATCAAAATTAA
- a CDS encoding exopolyphosphatase, with translation MAYLTIMDLGSNSTRMVVEDIKADGTYTEIIRVKDDTRMSEGMGAEKILQTYAMDRVITALLKFKAMYVDLEDVTVRAITTAAVRQATNQQEFLDRVKAEVGLDVQVLSGDDEAYYDYLGASQALSVKDAMLLDTGGASVELVLIKDGKKSNLISIPFGAVNLSEQFQLGDVISAAKLFDAARFIQKQYSDVAWFGQGFNLPIVLLGGANRTLARIDRTQQAMTRIQDFHGYRMAANRVLDLFREMIALDLAERLEIPGLEAERADIIVGGFLPLVMMISMLDSDRIIFSESGVREGLIAEYVQGNFTEM, from the coding sequence ATGGCATATTTAACAATCATGGATTTAGGTTCAAATTCGACCCGCATGGTAGTCGAAGATATTAAAGCTGACGGAACATACACGGAAATCATCCGGGTTAAAGATGATACCCGAATGTCTGAGGGTATGGGCGCCGAAAAAATCTTACAGACATACGCAATGGATAGGGTGATTACTGCGTTGCTTAAATTTAAAGCAATGTATGTGGACTTAGAAGATGTCACTGTGCGTGCCATTACGACGGCGGCAGTCCGGCAAGCTACGAATCAACAAGAATTTTTAGACCGAGTGAAAGCTGAAGTTGGTTTAGATGTGCAAGTACTATCAGGTGACGATGAGGCATATTATGACTATCTAGGGGCATCACAAGCATTGAGCGTGAAAGATGCGATGTTGTTGGATACTGGTGGGGCATCGGTTGAATTGGTGCTAATCAAAGATGGTAAAAAAAGCAATTTGATTAGTATTCCGTTTGGGGCGGTTAATTTGTCTGAGCAGTTCCAGCTGGGCGATGTAATTAGTGCGGCAAAGCTATTTGATGCTGCCCGCTTTATTCAAAAACAATATTCAGACGTTGCGTGGTTTGGTCAAGGTTTTAACTTGCCAATTGTTTTGCTTGGTGGGGCTAATCGGACGTTGGCGCGGATTGATCGTACACAACAGGCGATGACGCGAATTCAAGATTTTCATGGGTATCGGATGGCGGCTAACCGCGTCTTGGATTTGTTCCGAGAAATGATTGCTCTGGATTTAGCTGAACGCTTAGAAATTCCTGGTTTGGAAGCAGAACGAGCAGATATTATCGTGGGTGGCTTTTTGCCACTGGTGATGATGATCAGCATGTTAGATAGTGATCGAATTATCTTCTCAGAGAGTGGCGTGCGTGAGGGATTGATTGCCGAGTACGTACAGGGAAATTTTACTGAGATGTAA
- a CDS encoding ABC transporter permease, translating into MSIEAIFALLISTTMVYSAPLIFTAIGGTFSERGGIVNVGLEGIMVMGAFSSVVFNLSFAKEFGAATPWLGLLVGALVGALTAAVHGVATIFLRADHIISGTVINLITPALGVFLIKVIYNKGQTDMIQQNFGYVDVPLLNKIPVIGNIFFHNTSAPAWVAVIVAVLAWFLLYKTRYGLRLRSVGENPQAADTLGLNVYGLRMSGVLLSGILGGIGGAIYAESVALNFGAATIAGQGFIALAAMIFGQWNPLGAMGAALFFGLSQSLAVIGAQLPVIKNVPSVYLAIFPYVLTVIVLSVFFGKVKGPKADGINYIKSV; encoded by the coding sequence ATGTCAATTGAAGCAATTTTTGCATTGTTGATTTCAACAACGATGGTTTACTCGGCACCACTTATCTTTACCGCAATTGGCGGCACATTCTCTGAACGTGGTGGGATTGTTAACGTTGGTCTTGAAGGTATCATGGTCATGGGCGCATTTTCATCGGTGGTCTTTAATTTATCATTTGCCAAGGAATTTGGTGCGGCAACGCCATGGTTAGGTTTGTTAGTAGGAGCACTAGTTGGTGCTTTAACGGCTGCAGTCCACGGGGTGGCCACAATTTTCTTACGGGCGGACCACATTATTTCTGGTACGGTTATTAATTTGATCACGCCAGCACTAGGTGTGTTCTTGATTAAAGTGATTTACAACAAGGGTCAAACTGACATGATTCAACAAAATTTTGGTTACGTTGATGTGCCATTATTGAACAAAATTCCAGTTATCGGGAATATTTTCTTCCATAATACATCAGCACCTGCCTGGGTAGCGGTGATTGTAGCGGTGCTAGCATGGTTCCTGCTTTACAAGACACGCTATGGTTTACGCTTACGTTCAGTTGGTGAAAATCCACAAGCAGCGGATACGCTAGGTTTGAATGTCTACGGGTTACGGATGAGTGGTGTCCTCCTTTCAGGCATTCTAGGTGGTATTGGCGGGGCAATTTATGCTGAATCAGTCGCATTGAACTTTGGCGCGGCCACAATTGCCGGCCAAGGGTTCATTGCCTTAGCTGCGATGATTTTTGGCCAATGGAATCCACTTGGTGCTATGGGTGCAGCATTGTTCTTCGGCTTATCACAGTCATTAGCCGTGATTGGCGCACAATTACCAGTCATTAAAAACGTACCATCAGTGTATTTGGCGATTTTCCCATATGTCTTAACTGTCATTGTTTTATCAGTCTTCTTTGGTAAGGTCAAAGGACCAAAAGCGGACGGGATTAATTATATTAAATCAGTTTAA
- a CDS encoding ABC transporter permease has translation MIEVTRKDNGLVAILSVVLGLLVGAIIMLVSGFNPIAGYGSLLQSAFGTPQSIGEVLRQMSPLLLTGAGFMVAQAAGFFNIGLSGQAMAGWFGSVWFALSFPTLSKLILLPTTIIIGIALGAVAGMIPGWLRARFGSSEVITTIMFNYIILYVGNSLVQNTFKKSIKATTESSVLISNHASLRASWLTNLTNGSSLNIGLFIAIIVVVVVWFVMKKTTLGLEITSVGLNDSAARYAGISDRRTATIAMVISGGLAGLAGVVDGLGTYQNVFVQNAVPGVGFDGMAVALLGGGSYLGLVGGAALFSVLKIGGLGMPIFTGVPTELVDIIIAAIIFFVGINYVVRLLIARFRKVTTKPNPLLVPVTANGADKAVVNGEQETSDGSESKKPTKGDEA, from the coding sequence ATGATTGAAGTCACACGTAAAGATAATGGCTTAGTGGCTATTTTATCAGTGGTCTTAGGTTTACTAGTTGGAGCCATTATTATGTTGGTTTCTGGTTTTAATCCGATTGCTGGTTATGGTTCACTTTTACAATCAGCATTCGGAACGCCACAAAGTATTGGTGAAGTGTTACGCCAAATGTCACCACTCTTGTTGACTGGGGCCGGGTTCATGGTTGCTCAAGCGGCCGGGTTCTTCAATATTGGACTATCTGGTCAAGCAATGGCAGGCTGGTTTGGTTCTGTGTGGTTTGCACTCAGTTTTCCAACGTTGTCTAAGCTCATCTTGTTACCAACCACGATTATTATCGGGATTGCGCTTGGTGCGGTGGCCGGAATGATCCCTGGTTGGTTACGGGCGCGCTTTGGCTCCAGTGAAGTTATTACCACAATTATGTTTAACTACATCATTTTATATGTGGGTAATTCATTAGTGCAAAATACTTTTAAAAAGAGCATTAAAGCAACAACTGAATCTTCGGTACTAATCAGTAACCACGCTTCGTTGCGTGCTAGTTGGTTGACTAATTTAACTAACGGTTCAAGCTTGAATATCGGTTTATTTATCGCCATTATTGTTGTCGTTGTTGTGTGGTTTGTGATGAAGAAAACCACATTAGGCTTGGAAATTACGTCAGTTGGTTTGAATGATTCAGCTGCACGTTATGCTGGGATTTCTGATCGTCGGACTGCCACAATTGCGATGGTGATTTCTGGTGGATTGGCTGGTTTAGCTGGCGTTGTTGATGGTCTTGGGACTTATCAAAACGTGTTCGTCCAAAATGCGGTTCCTGGAGTTGGGTTTGATGGAATGGCGGTAGCATTGCTTGGTGGTGGTTCATACCTTGGTTTGGTGGGAGGCGCAGCACTATTTTCAGTATTAAAAATCGGTGGCTTAGGGATGCCAATCTTTACCGGTGTGCCAACTGAATTAGTGGATATTATTATTGCAGCGATTATTTTCTTCGTTGGGATTAACTACGTGGTACGTTTGTTGATTGCTCGTTTCCGAAAAGTGACAACCAAGCCAAATCCACTCCTTGTGCCAGTAACAGCTAATGGCGCGGATAAAGCAGTGGTAAATGGTGAGCAGGAAACAAGCGATGGTTCGGAATCGAAAAAACCTACGAAGGGAGATGAAGCCTAA
- a CDS encoding ABC transporter ATP-binding protein, whose product MTDRPVIEMKNITKAFGNFYANKNINLDVKAGEIHALLGENGAGKSTLMNMLTGLLQPTSGDIFIRGEKVTIPDPSAATRLGIGMVHQHFMLVDAFTVTENIILGNETTKMGRLNLKDAAKAITKLSTQYQLQVDPNALIADISVGQQQRVEILKTLYRGADIVIFDEPTAVLTPQEIQELISIMKAMAAEGKAVILITHKLDEIKAAADRVTVIRAGESIETFNVAGVSSQELADKMVGRKVSFTTEKEPATPGAVILDVDHITVKDSRGVAMVDDLSLQIHEGEILGVAGVDGNGQTELVQALTGLTHTDAGKITLTGDDITNRPPRKITEKGLAHIPEDRLRFGLQVDLTLAENLAMQTYYQRPHSKHGVLDYKEINQHARDLIETFDVRTSSELINAGALSGGNQQKAVIARELDRDASLVIAAQPTRGLDVGAIEYIHKALINERDARKAVLLVSFELDEILDVSDRIAVINQGKIIGIVDAKATTKQELGLLMTGMSLETARKELAGGQA is encoded by the coding sequence ATGACTGATCGACCAGTTATTGAGATGAAAAACATTACCAAAGCTTTTGGTAACTTTTATGCGAATAAGAACATTAATTTAGATGTTAAAGCTGGCGAAATTCACGCCTTGCTTGGCGAAAATGGTGCCGGTAAGTCAACGTTGATGAATATGTTGACGGGATTATTGCAACCAACGAGTGGTGATATTTTCATTCGCGGTGAAAAAGTTACGATTCCGGATCCATCGGCGGCCACACGTTTGGGAATTGGAATGGTGCACCAACACTTTATGCTCGTGGATGCCTTCACAGTGACGGAAAACATCATTTTAGGGAACGAAACAACTAAAATGGGGCGTTTGAACTTAAAGGATGCTGCCAAAGCAATCACTAAATTATCAACCCAGTATCAATTACAAGTTGACCCAAATGCGTTAATTGCTGATATTTCAGTTGGCCAGCAACAACGGGTCGAAATATTAAAGACTCTCTATCGTGGTGCGGATATTGTGATATTTGATGAACCAACCGCAGTGTTAACGCCACAAGAAATTCAAGAATTGATAAGTATTATGAAAGCGATGGCAGCTGAAGGTAAAGCCGTTATCTTAATTACCCACAAACTTGATGAAATCAAGGCAGCTGCCGACCGTGTGACGGTTATCCGTGCTGGTGAAAGTATTGAAACTTTCAATGTTGCGGGGGTTTCATCACAAGAATTGGCCGACAAAATGGTGGGACGCAAGGTCTCATTTACGACTGAAAAGGAACCGGCTACTCCAGGAGCAGTTATCTTAGATGTTGACCATATCACAGTTAAAGATAGCCGTGGCGTGGCCATGGTTGATGATTTATCACTTCAAATTCATGAAGGTGAAATTCTTGGTGTTGCCGGGGTTGACGGTAATGGCCAAACTGAATTAGTCCAAGCGTTGACTGGCTTGACGCATACGGATGCTGGGAAAATTACTTTGACGGGTGACGATATTACTAATCGGCCACCACGTAAAATCACTGAAAAAGGCTTGGCCCACATTCCTGAAGATCGGTTACGCTTTGGGTTACAAGTTGACCTCACGCTTGCTGAAAATTTGGCAATGCAAACTTATTATCAACGTCCGCATTCAAAACATGGGGTGTTGGATTACAAAGAAATTAATCAACATGCTCGTGATTTGATTGAAACATTTGATGTACGGACATCATCTGAATTGATTAATGCCGGTGCGTTGTCTGGTGGTAATCAACAAAAAGCCGTGATTGCCCGGGAATTAGACCGTGATGCGAGTTTGGTGATTGCCGCGCAGCCAACCCGTGGTTTAGATGTTGGTGCGATTGAATATATTCACAAAGCTTTGATTAATGAACGTGACGCCCGTAAAGCGGTCTTATTAGTTAGTTTTGAATTAGATGAAATTTTAGATGTATCTGATCGGATTGCCGTAATTAACCAAGGTAAGATTATTGGAATTGTTGATGCCAAAGCAACGACAAAACAAGAACTCGGCCTGTTGATGACGGGGATGTCACTAGAAACCGCACGTAAAGAACTAGCAGGAGGTCAAGCTTAA